Proteins from one Fragaria vesca subsp. vesca linkage group LG6, FraVesHawaii_1.0, whole genome shotgun sequence genomic window:
- the LOC101309747 gene encoding uncharacterized protein LOC101309747 has protein sequence MEEKESSFSGSLGNSDTDSPPPNSFNHTLDVSSQVVNTAVNVTSDTTLLVPTPTAPPPTTTTTVAAVTTAQALVAPNTGGVVGVQGNVDLSGKKKRGRPRKYDADGNLRPGQTHNSTHVTHVSPPPGFYLSPGSPNPSEFSVKKGRGRPAGSGNWQVLASLDTAGNDFTPHVVTVGTGEDVAGRILLFSEKGPRGICILSANGAVSNVTIRQPGSTGGILTYEGRFELLSLSGSFTVTEIGGIRSRTGGLSVSLAGPDGRVIGGSIAGMLTAASPIQIVVGSFMPNGCKPQKKKYHRENTVASPISGAPDTVTAATPISQAQPETENRFTPIVHLPAQSHGESDKGMSQNQNFNFTPTSAPIFMPTNAGWNGMELKLEHRPSPDINLSVPGN, from the exons ATGGAAGAAAAGGAAAGCTCCTTCTCTGGCTCACTCGGCAACTCCGACACCGACTCACCCCCACCCAACTCCTTCAACCACACCCTCGACGTCTCGTCTCAGGTGGTCAACACGGCGGTCAACGTCACCTCAGACACCACACTACTCGTTCCCACTCCAACAGCACCACCACCAACAACAACAACAACAGTTGCAGCAGTTACAACAGCACAAGCACTAGTTGCACCAAACACAGGTGGTGTTGTTGGAGTTCAAGGAAATGTTGACTTGTCTGGGAAGAAGAAGAGAGGGAGACCCAGAAAGTACGATGCTGATGGGAACTTGAGGCCGGGCCAGACCCACAACTCGACTCACGTGACTCACGTGTCGCCGCCGCCAGGGTTTTATCTCTCGCCGGGTTCTCCCAATCCTTCAGAGTTTTCTGTAAAGAAGGGAAGAGGAAGGCCGGCTGGATCCGGCAACTGGCAGGTTCTTGCTTCTTTAG ATACAGCAGGTAACGACTTCACACCACATGTGGTTACTGTTGGCACTGGAGAG GATGTTGCAGGGAGAATTCTTTTGTTTTCTGAGAAGGGTCCTCGAGGGATTTGCATTCTCTCTGCTAATGGAGCTGTCTCAAATGTCACCATTCGCCAACCAGGTTCTACTGGTGGTATTTTGACTTATGAG GGCCGTTTTGAGTTGTTGTCTTTATCTGGGTCGTTTACAGTCACTGAGATTGGTGGCATAAGAAGCCGGACTGGCGGCTTGAGTGTCTCATTGGCTGGACCGGATGGTCGGGTGATTGGTGGTAGCATTGCTGGTATGCTAACAGCTGCGAGTCCTATCCAA ATTGTGGTTGGAAGCTTTATGCCGAATGGCTGTAAGCCACAAAAGAAGAAATATCATCGTGAGAACACAGTGGCTTCTCCAATATCAGGTGCACCAGATACAGTCACCGCAGCAACACCTATCTCGCAAGCACAACCTGAAACTGAGAACAGGTTTACCCCAATAGTCCATTTACCAGCACAAAGCCATGGAGAATCAGATAAAGGCATGAGCCAAAACCAGAACTTCAATTTCACACCCACTAGTGCTCCCATTTTCATGCCTACTAATGCTGGTTGGAATGGAATGGAGTTGAAGTTGGAACATAGGCCATCTCCAGACATTAATCTATCTGTTCCGGGTAATTAG